From Candidatus Hydrogenedens sp.:
GAAAAGCGGGATTTCTGAATGCAAGATGTTTTTTGCGAATTTTATGTATTTTTGATATAATATTATCTCTTTTATGGCGGACGGGTAGCTCAGGTGGAAGAGCATCGGACTTTTAATCCGGTGGCCGCGGGTTCGAGTCCCGCCCCGTCTACCATTTTTATAAGAGTAGTAGTAGTAAACTTAAAAACGAAAAAGGAGGAGTTCAATTATGTGTCGTCTATTGGGTGTAATCGCCAACAAATCTGTGGAATTTAGATTCTCATTCAAAAAATTTAAATCTTTAGGGGAAAGAAATCGAGATGGTTGGGGTGTTGGTTGGTATGATAATTCTATCAAGGCGAATATAAAAAAGGAAGGTTGCTCTACAATTGAAAGCGAAATCTATGACTGCTTATCTGAAAAAGTATATTCTCATTTAATTATCGAACATGTTCGATTGGCAACAACAGGCAAAATATGTAAAGCAAATTCTCATCCATTTGAATTCAATAACTGGATATTTGCGCATAATGGTTGTGTAAACCGTGATTATTTATTTGAAGAACTTGAACAAGACTATAGAAATGGATTAATAGGAGACTGCACCGATTCAGAAGTATACTTCCGTTTCCTTTTGCAAAGTATAAACAAACAAGGTGGTGATACTGTTCAGGGAATTCTTTGTGGTTTAGAAAAAATCTATAGAATAGGCGGTGGTAGAACATATAATTTTCTTCTTTCTGATGGCAAACATTTATATGCATATCGCGATGGGAATGACCTATATATCCTTAAACGGTTCAATGTTGATCCCAATGATTACAGTAACTTTGAAGCACTGTCAAAGGAGACACAATTACTATTAACAAGTAAATCTTTAAATCGTGAAAAAGCAGTGGTAATTTGTTCAGAAGATATTACTGATGAATCGAATTGGGAGGAAATAGCACAAAGGGAATTGGTCATTGTTAATCAAAACCTTAATATAATTAGGCGAAAGATATAACAAATTTTCCGCCGATACAAAGGGTTAATACTCATACTTCTAATAGTAGCGTCCCTATTTTTGTTATTATTTTTCTAATTTACCCTATCCCTTTTATCACTCTATGTCCGTTCCATCCGTCCTACCCGCACCATCAGTCTCATTCGCCCCATCCACCCATCTGTCTTATCTATCTCATCTGCCCCATTCGTCCTATCTGTCTTATCTGTCTCATTCGTTCCATTCGTCCTATCTGTCTTATCTGTCCCATTTGTCCCATGTGTCCCATTTGTCCCATATCAATACGACTGAATTCGATATGATTTTCTATAATCGAATATTTTGGATTTTACAGATTCCCTTTCTTTCTTCGGAATGGGATAAAAATCAATAAAGTATGTTTCTGAAGAGAGATAAATATCCAAATAATCATCCATCCAGATAAGTTCTTCTTCTGTAAAGTATTGCTGTAATATATCATCTAAATTTTTCGGATATACACCATTGCTTTTAAAATATCTTTCAAGAAGTATTTTCAATATCGAGCCATAGATAGAGCATAAAGATTGATTGTATCTTAACAACATATTCCTATATTTTTCGCCAGACCAGAACATCCAATATTCTTTATCTTCTAAACCGGCTCTTCTCTTGATAGATTTTATCTCATTTATAGCGTTATATACTTTACCTTGATTATAAAAAACAGCATTCTCAATGTCTCTCCATGAGGATGTCTCAAAAACCTCTCTATTCTTTTCCAAAACACGAGCCATATCATTATACGCAAAAAATAAGGAGATACTTCGGGGAATAGATAGTTGAGGAGGGTTATATTTCAATTGCCCTTGCTTATTAACAAACCAATCTTCAAGATAGAACAATGCGTTTTTATATACCGTTTGAAATTCCAATGTTTTGATTTTTTCTTTTATATCTAATAATTGGTTCAACAAATTTTGGTAAAACGCATCGGGTATTGATGGATATGATGCAATCATCGAAACAATAGATAACTGCTGTACAATTTGTGAGGGTTCCCATAAATAAATAGGATCTAATTTTAAAGCCACCTGATTAAATGTCTCTACCCAGTCCAATGCTTCTGTATACTCACCCTTTTCTAATAGCAAGAGAACATTGACCAATTCAATCAACAGCATCTCTGAATTCAATGCCGAATAAAAAGCATACGGATCACTTTTATAAGGGAGAAAGAAATCTTTGTTGCTAACTATTTTCATATCGTCTAAAATCCCCTG
This genomic window contains:
- a CDS encoding class II glutamine amidotransferase yields the protein MCRLLGVIANKSVEFRFSFKKFKSLGERNRDGWGVGWYDNSIKANIKKEGCSTIESEIYDCLSEKVYSHLIIEHVRLATTGKICKANSHPFEFNNWIFAHNGCVNRDYLFEELEQDYRNGLIGDCTDSEVYFRFLLQSINKQGGDTVQGILCGLEKIYRIGGGRTYNFLLSDGKHLYAYRDGNDLYILKRFNVDPNDYSNFEALSKETQLLLTSKSLNREKAVVICSEDITDESNWEEIAQRELVIVNQNLNIIRRKI